CGGAGGGGGATGTGGCGATGATGCGGCGGGCGATTCGGGCGATTTTTAATCCCCGGGGGAGGGATTGGAAGATCGTCGAGACGCTGGAGGCGAGGATACTCGATCCACGGGCTCTGTCGGAGAGGGATTGTCGGCCGTTGGTtgtgctgctgttgatgagTTTGCCGAATGTTGAAACGGTGTATTTGCATCTGCTGGAGGAGTGTTTGGTGCTCCGGTATGTTCTCGAAGAAGCGCTGCGGTGTCAGGATGAGAGTGGCCAGTTGCCTTGTCTGCGATATTTggtgcatctgcatctgctcgCGGAGGTTCCGGTCTATGGGTTTGAGGCGGGGCCTTCGTTTTGGATATCTGATCCGGCTTTGAGGCTTGATGATATCTGGCCGTGTGTCTACTTCTCCGGGCTACGTACGCTGGCTTTATATGACCTGGAGACAGAGGGAGTTGCCGCTCTTCTTGGGAAGAACAGTGGCAGGATATGCCGAGTAGAGGACCTGCGTGTTGTGGTAAAACCAACCGCAACACGCTCTTCTGCTGACGTCCAGGCGCTTGTCAATCTGCCACAATCGCTCGCTCAGTTTTCGATATGCTGGGATCATAATTTACGAAGTGGGGAGCCAGCCCCGGAAATCTCAGTGGTTAAGGTCTGGGACGCGCTACAGAAACATCGAGAAAGCCTCGAGCAACTTGCAGTCTTCTACAACGTTCATGAGCTTGACAAAGTTACCCCCGGCTGTTTCGGTTCCCTTCAGACATTTTCGCGGATGAAACGACTTGACACTCAGCTAAACATTCTTCTGGATCGCATGACGACAGAGCGGTTTGCGCCGTTGCGCGTAAAGGACACCATCCCAGAGAGTCTAGAAAGCCTGTTACTCCATCCCAGTTGGGTCTATGAAACAAGCCCTAACTTCCAGACCACCGAGCTTCAAGCCATGGTTGCCCAGCGCAGGCGGCCACTCAAGCTTCTTGCACTTGGTGATACCCTGGCCGCCCCGTACTATAACCAGGTTAAGCACTCCGAAAAGACTGCTGATTGTGAAATAACGGGCGCCGCCGGTTCGGAACCATATCCCAGTCTCTGGACGCTGTGTAAACAAGCTGGTACCCAGCTGCACGTTACATCCAGTTGTGCCCGTACATACGTACCCGGGCCTTGCGAGTTTCACAAAGGAGGAGCCTGCCAGTGGCTCTGGCGCAAGACCTGGAATATGCGCGCTGATGGAATCCAGCGCAACAGAACCAGCGTCGAACGGCTTCCCAGACCAGTTCCTcggaagaagacaaaaacATCTCGCTCATCACCACTCCACACCGTTGCCTTTACTGACCACACGGGAAACGAAGCATTCATGGTCTTCAAAAACGGTATCGGGGCCGAATCCTCGAAACTTCCACCTCTGTTCCCCTTGGTCGTCTACTTCACGCATCCTAACGCAATCGCGTCGCCGGATGCCACCGATCTTGGTGGCCTCCTCAGAGCCATCCGGGAAGCAAGCATAAATTCCGACTTCCACTTCCGCCTCGATGTTTATTTCCTCCCTGGCGCGAGTGAAGACGACTGCAAGACGCACTATCTTACTGAGCGGGCCTCAAGAGCGGACTACGAGACGTTTATCCGTGAGTTCAATGCTCGAGTATTCCAACTGAAGAGTGAACGGGGTAGTCACAGTGCGGTACTTGGTGACTCCACGCGTCTCCCCGGAATGGCCCACAGCCACCCCGGTCTCGAGCCCTACCGCGGTCTCCTCCTCTTATGTCCCGAGGCTAAGTGGAGCGATGGCGCACAACGTATCTCCTGCGTGAGGTTTGACAAACGCGCGGTGCAGGATACGACTGATTATAGCGAAGGCGAAGCCCAGAATGACGAGGATCACAACGCGCCAGAAAGCACCACCCTCTCATTCCGAATCGCATACGACAGCCCTAAgtctggaggcgatgatgaggaaactATCGGCGACTGGCTGGGTCAGTCGACAAAAGATATACAGTCTGCGCATCGCTTTGGGGATATCCACTCGAGGGCTGCGGGAATGGCGTGGACGAGTTGGTAAAACGGGTGTCTGGGTGCGTTGCGTGTTATATTCGTTCCGGTGGACTGGGTGCAGTGACTTGGCCGGCTAGCAAGCTACTCGGTGGATAGACGGTAGCTGCTTGCTTTCAGAGTACACTCGGAATGGATTCAGAAAGGTACTTACAGTAGTGGATAAGCAGTGTACCTCTCTTCCTAACCAAAGACCTTTAAGACTATTTCGTCTTTGAGAGGCTTGCCTTTATTacattatattatatacctaTCCCTTTCCTAAACCACATCATGGTTC
This sequence is a window from Aspergillus puulaauensis MK2 DNA, chromosome 6, nearly complete sequence. Protein-coding genes within it:
- a CDS encoding uncharacterized protein (COG:S;~EggNog:ENOG410PVRP), whose amino-acid sequence is MPDPTTLPPELFTQILSYAVQPHPPTDPNPNTARNREIEREYDFHSGTNLAQLSQLTLVNRQWHDLCLPTLYSKYSHNGARHSYTSLWQFLRSIMCNPRIAAMARGVSIGNWGFYPDVLAEDDGVRGDNVQFSEGDVAMMRRAIRAIFNPRGRDWKIVETLEARILDPRALSERDCRPLVVLLLMSLPNVETVYLHLLEECLVLRYVLEEALRCQDESGQLPCLRYLVHLHLLAEVPVYGFEAGPSFWISDPALRLDDIWPCVYFSGLRTLALYDLETEGVAALLGKNSGRICRVEDLRVVVKPTATRSSADVQALVNLPQSLAQFSICWDHNLRSGEPAPEISVVKVWDALQKHRESLEQLAVFYNVHELDKVTPGCFGSLQTFSRMKRLDTQLNILLDRMTTERFAPLRVKDTIPESLESLLLHPSWVYETSPNFQTTELQAMVAQRRRPLKLLALGDTLAAPYYNQVKHSEKTADCEITGAAGSEPYPSLWTLCKQAGTQLHVTSSCARTYVPGPCEFHKGGACQWLWRKTWNMRADGIQRNRTSVERLPRPVPRKKTKTSRSSPLHTVAFTDHTGNEAFMVFKNGIGAESSKLPPLFPLVVYFTHPNAIASPDATDLGGLLRAIREASINSDFHFRLDVYFLPGASEDDCKTHYLTERASRADYETFIREFNARVFQLKSERGSHSAVLGDSTRLPGMAHSHPGLEPYRGLLLLCPEAKWSDGAQRISCVRFDKRAVQDTTDYSEGEAQNDEDHNAPESTTLSFRIAYDSPKSGGDDEETIGDWLGQSTKDIQSAHRFGDIHSRAAGMAWTSW